In a genomic window of Streptomyces sp. SJL17-4:
- a CDS encoding Lrp/AsnC ligand binding domain-containing protein: protein MVQAYILIQTEVGKASTVADTISKIPGVLQAEDVTGPYDVIVRAQADTVDELGRMVVAKVQQVDGITRTLTCPVVHL from the coding sequence GTGGTTCAGGCGTACATCCTCATCCAGACCGAGGTGGGCAAGGCGTCGACCGTCGCCGACACCATCTCCAAGATCCCGGGGGTGCTCCAGGCGGAAGACGTGACCGGTCCGTACGACGTCATCGTGCGTGCGCAGGCGGACACGGTCGACGAACTCGGCCGCATGGTGGTCGCGAAGGTCCAGCAAGTGGACGGCATCACGCGCACCCTCACCTGCCCGGTCGTTCATCTGTAG
- a CDS encoding DUF3515 domain-containing protein: MSSHRPFGLPAAVSAAVLLLAATGCSSSDAAASVVVPSPPAAEAAFCQALAKELPDTVVGLERSDPEPGSELTAGWGDGAIVLRCGVPRPEKMSDPKAQGVEANGVNWMLERPEGSGPRFTTTYRKTYVEVTLGERYTHDMTPLADLADPVRKTVPSSL; this comes from the coding sequence ATGTCTTCCCACCGGCCCTTCGGCCTGCCCGCCGCCGTCTCGGCAGCCGTACTGCTGCTGGCCGCCACCGGCTGTTCCTCGTCGGACGCCGCGGCGTCCGTCGTGGTTCCCAGCCCCCCGGCGGCGGAGGCCGCCTTCTGCCAGGCACTGGCGAAGGAGCTTCCGGACACCGTGGTGGGGCTGGAACGGAGTGACCCGGAGCCCGGCTCCGAGTTGACCGCCGGCTGGGGTGACGGTGCGATCGTACTGCGCTGCGGGGTGCCCCGGCCCGAAAAGATGAGCGATCCCAAGGCGCAGGGCGTCGAGGCGAACGGCGTCAACTGGATGCTGGAGCGTCCCGAGGGCAGCGGGCCCCGTTTCACCACGACGTACCGGAAGACGTACGTCGAGGTGACGCTCGGCGAGCGGTACACGCACGACATGACGCCGCTCGCGGATCTCGCCGATCCCGTACGGAAGACCGTGCCGTCCAGCCTCTGA
- a CDS encoding D-alanine--D-alanine ligase family protein yields the protein MSENTQSPRKPRVAVVFGGRSSEHAISVVTAGAVLSAIDRDKYDVLPIGITTDGRWALTADAPERMAIADRALPNVADLAESTEGGVVLSVDPANREVVLTEPGAVPRALGEVDVVFPMLHGPYGEDGTLQGLLELSGVPYVGAGVLASAVGQDKEYMKRVFVSFGLPVGPYEVIRPREWEQNPAAARKKIVEFAADHGWPLFVKPARGGSSMGITKVDDLSGLDEAIEEARRHDPKILVESLLRGREIECGVLEFEDGPRASVPAEIPPVTDHDFYDFEAKYIDSASGIVPAPIGDEATAEIQRLAVAAYEAVSCEGLVRADFFLTEDGEFVINEINTMPGFTPISMYPRMWQESGVSYPELVDRLIQAALTRSTGLR from the coding sequence ATGAGCGAGAACACCCAGAGCCCCCGCAAGCCGCGCGTGGCCGTCGTCTTCGGCGGACGCAGCTCCGAGCACGCCATCTCCGTCGTCACGGCGGGCGCCGTCCTGAGCGCCATCGACCGGGACAAGTACGACGTGCTGCCCATCGGCATCACGACGGACGGGCGCTGGGCGCTCACCGCCGACGCCCCCGAGCGCATGGCCATCGCCGACCGCGCCCTGCCGAACGTCGCCGACCTGGCCGAGTCCACCGAGGGCGGCGTCGTCCTCTCCGTGGACCCCGCCAACCGCGAGGTCGTCCTCACCGAGCCCGGCGCCGTGCCGAGGGCCCTCGGCGAGGTCGACGTGGTCTTCCCGATGCTCCACGGCCCCTACGGCGAGGACGGCACCCTCCAGGGCCTCCTGGAGCTCTCCGGCGTCCCCTACGTCGGCGCGGGCGTCCTCGCCTCCGCCGTCGGCCAGGACAAGGAGTACATGAAGCGGGTCTTCGTCTCCTTCGGCCTCCCGGTCGGCCCGTACGAGGTCATCCGGCCGCGCGAGTGGGAGCAGAACCCTGCCGCGGCCCGCAAGAAGATCGTCGAGTTCGCCGCCGACCACGGCTGGCCGCTCTTCGTGAAGCCGGCCCGCGGCGGCTCGTCCATGGGCATCACCAAGGTCGACGACCTCTCCGGCCTGGACGAGGCCATCGAGGAGGCCCGCCGCCACGACCCCAAGATCCTCGTCGAGTCGCTGCTGCGCGGCCGCGAGATCGAGTGCGGCGTCCTGGAGTTCGAGGACGGTCCGCGCGCCAGCGTGCCGGCCGAGATCCCGCCGGTCACGGACCACGACTTCTACGACTTCGAGGCCAAGTACATCGACTCGGCCTCCGGCATCGTGCCCGCCCCCATCGGGGACGAGGCCACCGCCGAGATCCAGCGCCTCGCCGTCGCCGCCTACGAGGCGGTCTCCTGCGAGGGCCTGGTCCGCGCCGACTTCTTCCTCACCGAGGACGGCGAGTTCGTGATCAACGAGATCAACACCATGCCGGGCTTCACGCCGATCTCCATGTACCCGCGCATGTGGCAGGAGAGCGGCGTGAGCTACCCCGAGCTCGTCGACCGGCTCATCCAGGCCGCGCTGACCCGCTCCACGGGCCTGCGCTGA
- a CDS encoding NAD(P)H-dependent glycerol-3-phosphate dehydrogenase yields the protein MTKAAVFGNGSWGTAFAMVLADAGCEVSLWGRRAELAKEINASRVNPDYLPGVELPTAITATADPAEAAHDADFTVLVVPSQTLRGNLAAWAPMLAPDTVLVSLMKGVELGTAKRMSEVITEVADVPAERVAVLTGPNLAKEIAARQPAAAVVACVDETVAQRLQAACMTPYFRPYTNTDVVGCELGGAVKNVIGLAVGIANGMGLGDNSKATLITRGLAETTRLGLAMGADPLTFSGLAGLGDLVATCSSPLSRNNTFGTNLGRGMTLQETIAATKQTAEGVKSCESVLDLGRRHGVDMPITETVVSIVHDGKPPVVALKELMSRSAKAERR from the coding sequence GTGACCAAGGCAGCCGTCTTCGGAAACGGATCCTGGGGTACCGCGTTCGCGATGGTGCTCGCCGACGCGGGCTGCGAGGTGAGCCTCTGGGGCCGCCGCGCCGAACTCGCCAAGGAGATCAACGCCTCCCGGGTCAACCCCGACTACCTCCCGGGCGTCGAACTCCCCACGGCGATCACGGCCACCGCCGACCCGGCCGAGGCGGCCCACGACGCCGACTTCACCGTCCTCGTCGTCCCCTCCCAGACCCTCCGCGGCAACCTCGCCGCCTGGGCGCCGATGCTGGCGCCCGACACCGTCCTCGTCTCCCTCATGAAGGGCGTCGAACTCGGCACCGCCAAGCGGATGAGCGAGGTCATCACCGAGGTCGCCGACGTGCCCGCCGAGCGCGTGGCCGTCCTCACCGGCCCCAACCTGGCCAAGGAGATCGCCGCCCGGCAGCCCGCCGCCGCCGTCGTCGCCTGCGTCGACGAGACGGTCGCCCAGCGCCTCCAGGCCGCCTGCATGACCCCGTACTTCCGCCCGTACACCAACACCGACGTGGTGGGCTGCGAGCTGGGCGGGGCCGTGAAGAACGTCATCGGCCTCGCCGTCGGCATCGCCAACGGCATGGGGCTCGGCGACAACTCCAAGGCCACGCTCATCACCCGCGGCCTCGCCGAGACCACCCGCCTCGGCCTCGCCATGGGCGCCGACCCGCTCACCTTCTCCGGCCTCGCGGGCCTCGGCGACCTCGTCGCCACCTGCTCCTCGCCGCTCTCCCGGAACAACACCTTCGGCACCAACCTCGGCCGCGGGATGACCCTCCAGGAGACCATCGCGGCCACCAAGCAGACCGCCGAGGGCGTCAAGTCCTGCGAGTCGGTGCTCGATCTGGGCCGCCGCCACGGCGTCGACATGCCCATCACGGAGACGGTCGTCTCGATCGTCCACGACGGCAAGCCGCCGGTCGTCGCCCTCAAGGAACTGATGTCGCGCAGCGCGAAGGCCGAGCGCCGGTAG
- a CDS encoding lysophospholipid acyltransferase family protein, with protein MPRRRIGFWYRLAAVIAKPPLVVLFKRDWRGMEHIPVDGGFITAVNHNSYLDPLSYAHYQYNTGRVPRLLAKAGLFKAPFVGMMLRGTGQIPVYRETTNALDAFRAAVDAIERGECVAFYPEGTLTRDPDMWPMAGKTGAARVALLTRAPVIPVAQWGANLAMPPYAKENKLSLFPRKTLTVQAGPPVDLSRFYGLEPTPEVLREATEVIMAAITALLEQIRGERAPAEPYDHRKARLAQRRKAAEGGTK; from the coding sequence GTGCCCCGCCGCAGAATCGGCTTCTGGTACCGCCTCGCGGCGGTCATCGCCAAACCCCCCCTGGTGGTTCTGTTCAAGCGGGACTGGCGCGGCATGGAGCACATTCCGGTCGACGGCGGCTTCATCACCGCGGTCAACCACAACTCCTACCTGGACCCGCTGTCCTACGCGCACTACCAGTACAACACCGGCCGGGTCCCGCGCCTCCTCGCCAAGGCGGGCCTCTTCAAGGCCCCCTTCGTCGGGATGATGCTGCGCGGCACCGGACAGATCCCCGTCTACCGGGAGACGACCAACGCGCTCGACGCGTTCCGCGCCGCCGTCGACGCCATCGAGCGCGGCGAGTGCGTCGCCTTCTACCCCGAGGGCACCCTCACCCGGGACCCGGACATGTGGCCCATGGCGGGCAAGACCGGTGCCGCGCGCGTCGCGCTGCTCACCCGGGCCCCCGTCATCCCGGTGGCCCAGTGGGGCGCCAACCTGGCGATGCCGCCGTACGCCAAGGAGAACAAGCTCAGCCTGTTCCCCCGCAAGACGCTGACCGTGCAGGCCGGTCCGCCCGTCGACCTCTCCCGCTTCTACGGACTCGAGCCCACGCCCGAGGTGCTCCGCGAGGCGACCGAGGTCATCATGGCCGCCATCACCGCGCTCCTGGAGCAGATCCGCGGCGAGCGGGCGCCCGCCGAACCGTACGACCACCGCAAGGCGCGCCTGGCACAGCGGCGCAAGGCCGCCGAAGGGGGCACCAAGTGA
- the cofC gene encoding 2-phospho-L-lactate guanylyltransferase, with translation MNTHADDGWSLVVPLKPLALAKSRLAAAAGARLRPRLALAFAEDTVGAVLNCPRVRDVVVVTDDPAAGGALAALGARIVPDTPAAGLNPALAHGVRAVRSRRPSARVAALNADLPALRPEELTRVLDVAGKFPRAFLADAAEIGTTFLSAGPGVELEPAFGGASRLRHLSSGAVEILLAGVDSVRRDVDTGEDLAAAGELGLGPRTAARWLPAAR, from the coding sequence ATGAACACGCATGCGGACGACGGCTGGTCCCTGGTCGTACCCCTGAAGCCCCTTGCCCTGGCGAAGAGCAGACTGGCCGCGGCGGCCGGGGCCCGGCTGCGCCCGCGGCTGGCGCTCGCGTTCGCCGAGGACACCGTGGGGGCGGTGCTGAACTGCCCGCGGGTACGGGATGTGGTGGTCGTCACGGACGATCCGGCGGCCGGCGGGGCGCTCGCGGCCCTGGGCGCGCGGATCGTCCCGGACACCCCGGCGGCGGGTCTCAACCCGGCGCTCGCGCACGGGGTCCGTGCCGTACGGTCCCGGCGGCCGTCCGCGCGGGTGGCGGCGCTCAACGCGGATCTGCCGGCGCTGCGGCCCGAGGAGCTGACCCGGGTCCTGGACGTGGCCGGAAAATTTCCGAGGGCTTTTCTCGCGGATGCCGCCGAAATAGGTACGACATTCCTCTCGGCGGGTCCGGGCGTGGAATTGGAACCGGCATTCGGAGGTGCGTCGCGGCTTCGGCATTTGTCTTCGGGCGCGGTGGAAATCCTGCTGGCGGGGGTGGATTCGGTGCGCCGGGACGTGGACACCGGTGAGGATCTGGCGGCGGCCGGGGAGCTGGGACTCGGCCCGCGGACGGCCGCCCGGTGGCTGCCGGCGGCCCGATAG
- a CDS encoding HU family DNA-binding protein, protein MNKAQLVEAIADKMGGRQQAAEAVDHVLDAIVRAVVGGDRVSVTGFGSFEKVDRPARYARNPQTGERVRVKKTSVPRFRAGQGFKDLVSGSKKLPKGGEVSVKKAPKGSLTGGASATVKKAAAKKASTAKKAAAKKATPAKKVTTAAAKKATPAKKTTTAAAKKATPAKKTTTAAAKKTSAAAKKTTTAAAKKATKATAKKTAPAAKKATATKAPAKKTTARKTTAKKTAAKK, encoded by the coding sequence GTGAACAAGGCGCAGCTCGTAGAAGCGATTGCCGACAAGATGGGCGGTCGCCAGCAGGCCGCCGAAGCCGTCGACCACGTGCTTGACGCCATCGTGCGTGCCGTGGTCGGTGGCGACCGGGTCTCGGTGACGGGTTTCGGCTCGTTCGAGAAGGTCGACCGCCCGGCCCGCTACGCCCGCAACCCGCAGACGGGTGAGCGGGTGCGGGTCAAGAAGACCTCGGTCCCGCGCTTCCGTGCCGGTCAGGGCTTCAAGGACCTGGTCAGCGGCTCGAAGAAGCTCCCCAAGGGCGGCGAGGTCTCCGTCAAGAAGGCCCCCAAGGGCAGCCTGACCGGTGGCGCCTCCGCCACCGTGAAGAAGGCCGCCGCCAAGAAGGCCAGCACCGCCAAGAAGGCCGCCGCGAAGAAGGCGACCCCGGCGAAGAAGGTCACGACGGCGGCTGCCAAGAAGGCGACCCCGGCCAAGAAGACCACCACGGCGGCCGCCAAGAAGGCGACCCCCGCCAAGAAGACCACCACGGCCGCGGCGAAGAAGACCTCCGCCGCCGCCAAGAAGACCACCACGGCCGCCGCGAAGAAGGCGACCAAGGCCACGGCCAAGAAGACCGCGCCGGCCGCGAAGAAGGCCACGGCGACGAAGGCGCCCGCCAAGAAGACCACGGCGCGCAAGACGACCGCCAAGAAGACCGCCGCCAAGAAGTAG
- the leuD gene encoding 3-isopropylmalate dehydratase small subunit gives MEAFTTHTGRAVPLRRSNVDTDQIIPAHWLKKVTRDGFEDGLFEAWRKDSEFILNRPERQGASVLVAGPDFGTGSSREHAVWALQNYGFQAVISARFADIFRGNSLKNGLLTVVLPQETVDALWELTEADPTAEVTVDLERRKVLAAGIDADFELDENARWRLLNGLDDISLTLQNEADIAAYEASRPAFKPRTITV, from the coding sequence ATGGAAGCTTTCACCACGCACACCGGCCGGGCCGTCCCGCTGCGTCGCAGCAACGTCGACACCGACCAGATCATCCCGGCGCACTGGCTCAAGAAGGTCACTCGCGACGGCTTCGAGGACGGCCTCTTCGAGGCCTGGCGCAAGGACTCCGAGTTCATCCTCAACCGCCCCGAGCGGCAGGGTGCCTCGGTCCTGGTCGCCGGCCCCGACTTCGGCACCGGCTCCTCCCGCGAGCACGCCGTCTGGGCGCTCCAGAACTACGGTTTCCAGGCGGTGATCTCCGCCCGCTTCGCCGACATCTTCCGTGGCAACTCGCTGAAGAACGGCCTGCTCACCGTGGTCCTGCCGCAGGAGACGGTCGACGCGCTCTGGGAGCTGACCGAGGCCGACCCGACCGCCGAGGTCACCGTCGACCTGGAGCGGCGCAAGGTCCTGGCCGCCGGGATCGACGCCGACTTCGAGCTCGACGAGAACGCCCGCTGGCGACTCCTGAACGGTCTCGACGACATCAGCCTCACCCTTCAGAACGAAGCCGACATCGCGGCATACGAGGCGTCCCGACCGGCCTTCAAGCCCCGTACAATTACGGTCTGA
- the leuC gene encoding 3-isopropylmalate dehydratase large subunit, protein MGRTLAEKVWDDHVVRRAEGEPDLLFIDLHLLHEVTSPQAFDGLRQNGRQVRRLDLTIATEDHNTPTLDIDKPIADPVSRAQLETLRKNCAEFGVRLHPLGDVEQGVVHVVGPQLGLTQPGTTVVCGDSHTSTHGAFGALAFGIGTSQVEHVLATQTLPLARPRTMAITVDGELPEDVTAKDLILAIIAKIGTGGGQGYILEYRGSAIEKLSMEARMTICNMSIEAGARAGMIAPDETTFAYLKGRAHAPEGEDWDAAVAYWKTLKSDEDAVFDAEVVIDGPSLAPFVTWGTNPGQGAPLSANVPDPASYEDASERLAAEKALEYMGLTAGQPLRDIKVDTVFVGSCTNGRIEDLRNAAALLEGRKVADGVRMLVVPGSVRVALQAVEEGLDKVFKESGAEWRHAGCSMCLGMNPDQLAPGERSASTSNRNFEGRQGKGGRTHLVSPQVAAATAVLGHLASPADLSDVATTAGV, encoded by the coding sequence ATGGGTAGGACACTCGCGGAGAAGGTCTGGGACGACCACGTCGTCCGGCGCGCCGAGGGCGAGCCCGACCTCCTCTTCATCGATCTGCACCTGCTGCACGAGGTGACCAGCCCCCAGGCCTTCGACGGTCTGCGCCAGAACGGCCGGCAGGTGCGGCGCCTCGACCTCACCATCGCCACCGAGGACCACAACACCCCGACCCTCGACATCGACAAGCCGATCGCCGACCCGGTCTCCCGCGCACAGCTGGAGACCCTTCGGAAGAACTGTGCCGAGTTCGGCGTCCGGCTGCACCCGCTGGGCGACGTCGAGCAGGGCGTCGTCCACGTGGTGGGACCGCAGCTGGGCCTGACCCAGCCGGGCACCACCGTCGTCTGCGGCGACTCGCACACCTCCACGCACGGCGCCTTCGGCGCGCTGGCGTTCGGCATCGGCACCAGCCAGGTCGAGCACGTGCTCGCCACCCAGACGCTGCCGCTGGCCCGCCCCCGGACCATGGCCATCACGGTCGACGGCGAGCTGCCCGAGGACGTCACCGCCAAGGACCTGATCCTGGCGATCATCGCCAAGATCGGCACCGGCGGCGGCCAGGGCTACATCCTGGAGTACCGCGGTTCCGCCATCGAGAAGCTCTCGATGGAGGCCCGGATGACCATCTGCAACATGTCGATCGAGGCGGGCGCCCGCGCGGGCATGATCGCCCCCGACGAGACCACCTTCGCCTATCTGAAGGGCCGCGCCCACGCCCCCGAGGGCGAGGACTGGGACGCCGCCGTCGCGTACTGGAAGACCCTGAAGTCCGACGAGGACGCGGTCTTCGACGCCGAGGTCGTCATCGACGGCCCCTCGCTGGCGCCGTTCGTCACCTGGGGCACCAACCCGGGCCAGGGCGCGCCGCTTTCGGCGAACGTCCCCGACCCGGCTTCGTACGAAGACGCTTCGGAGCGCCTGGCCGCCGAAAAGGCCCTGGAGTACATGGGGTTGACCGCCGGGCAGCCGCTGCGCGACATCAAGGTCGACACCGTCTTCGTAGGCTCCTGCACCAACGGCCGCATCGAGGACCTGCGCAACGCCGCCGCCCTCCTGGAAGGCCGCAAGGTCGCCGACGGCGTCCGGATGCTGGTCGTCCCCGGCTCGGTGCGGGTCGCCCTGCAGGCCGTCGAGGAGGGCCTGGACAAGGTCTTCAAGGAGTCCGGCGCCGAATGGCGGCACGCGGGCTGCTCGATGTGTCTGGGCATGAACCCCGACCAACTGGCTCCCGGTGAGCGCTCCGCGTCCACCTCCAACCGCAACTTCGAGGGCCGGCAGGGCAAGGGCGGCCGGACCCACCTGGTCTCGCCCCAGGTCGCCGCCGCCACCGCCGTCCTGGGCCATCTGGCCTCCCCGGCCGATCTGTCCGACGTCGCCACCACCGCGGGGGTCTGA
- the ndgR gene encoding IclR family transcriptional regulator NdgR: MDNSSGVGVLDKAALVLSALESGPATLAGLVAATGLARPTAHRLAVALEHHRMVARDMQGRFILGPRLAELAAAAGEDRLLATAGPVLTHLRDVTGESAQLYRRQGDMRICVAAAERLSGLRDTVPVGSTLTMKAGSSAQILMAWEEPERLHRGLQGARFTATALSGVRRRGWAQSIGEREPGVASVSAPVRGPSNRVVAAVSVSGPIERLTRHPGRMHAQAVIDAAARLSEALRRTG, encoded by the coding sequence ATGGACAACTCTAGCGGCGTAGGCGTTCTCGACAAGGCAGCCCTTGTCCTGAGCGCCCTGGAGTCCGGTCCGGCCACCCTCGCAGGACTGGTCGCGGCGACGGGACTCGCACGACCCACGGCACACCGACTGGCCGTGGCACTGGAACACCACCGGATGGTGGCGCGTGACATGCAGGGCCGGTTCATCCTCGGACCGCGCCTGGCGGAGCTCGCCGCCGCGGCCGGCGAGGACCGCCTGCTCGCGACCGCGGGCCCGGTTCTGACGCATCTGCGCGATGTCACCGGCGAGAGCGCCCAGCTCTACCGCCGGCAGGGCGACATGCGCATCTGCGTGGCGGCGGCCGAGCGGCTCTCGGGCCTGCGGGACACCGTCCCGGTCGGCTCGACGCTGACGATGAAGGCCGGCTCCTCGGCGCAGATCCTGATGGCCTGGGAGGAGCCCGAGCGGCTCCACCGCGGCCTCCAGGGCGCCCGCTTCACGGCGACGGCCCTGTCGGGCGTACGGCGCCGCGGCTGGGCCCAGTCGATCGGCGAGCGGGAGCCTGGCGTCGCGTCCGTCTCCGCGCCCGTACGCGGCCCGTCGAACCGCGTGGTGGCCGCCGTCTCGGTCTCGGGTCCGATCGAGCGTCTGACGCGCCACCCGGGCCGTATGCACGCCCAGGCCGTCATCGACGCCGCGGCCCGTCTCTCCGAGGCGCTCCGCCGCACCGGCTGA
- a CDS encoding HAD family hydrolase, whose protein sequence is MTIRAVLWDVDDTIFDYARADHVGMSAHLTAEGLVDGYASVDQALRRWRELTAIHWRIFEAGGVDFQEQRRERVRDFLAAPGLTAAEADGWFERYVSHYEAAWELFPDAVPVLDLLADDYRHGILSNSSLRNQDRKLRVLGVRERFEAVLCAAELGVAKPAPEAFHAACTALDLRPSEVAYVGDQPDIDARGAVEAGLRGIWLDRADTGGRPDLKRITSLSQLPALLGGHTRFGAPSTFG, encoded by the coding sequence ATGACCATCCGCGCGGTGCTGTGGGACGTCGACGACACGATCTTCGACTACGCCCGCGCCGACCACGTCGGCATGAGCGCGCACCTGACGGCCGAGGGCCTGGTGGACGGATACGCATCCGTCGACCAGGCCCTCCGTCGTTGGCGGGAGCTCACGGCGATCCACTGGCGCATCTTCGAGGCCGGCGGGGTCGACTTCCAGGAGCAGCGGCGGGAGCGCGTCCGGGACTTCCTGGCGGCGCCGGGCCTGACCGCCGCGGAGGCAGACGGCTGGTTCGAGCGGTACGTCTCCCACTACGAGGCGGCCTGGGAACTCTTCCCCGACGCCGTCCCCGTCCTGGACCTGCTGGCCGATGACTATCGTCACGGGATCCTGTCCAACTCCAGCCTGCGCAACCAGGACCGCAAGCTGCGGGTCCTCGGCGTACGGGAGCGCTTCGAGGCCGTCCTCTGCGCGGCGGAGCTCGGGGTGGCCAAGCCGGCCCCGGAGGCCTTCCACGCCGCATGTACCGCCCTTGACCTGCGCCCGAGCGAGGTGGCGTACGTGGGGGACCAGCCGGACATCGATGCCAGGGGCGCCGTGGAGGCGGGGCTGCGGGGCATCTGGCTGGACCGCGCGGACACCGGCGGCCGCCCCGACCTGAAGCGGATCACGAGCCTCAGCCAGCTCCCGGCCCTGCTCGGAGGGCATACCCGTTTTGGAGCACCGTCCACCTTCGGGTAA
- the gltX gene encoding glutamate--tRNA ligase → MANAKIRVRFCPSPTGNPHVGLVRTALFNWAFARHNQGTMVFRIEDTDAARDSEESYDQLLDSLKWLGLDWDEGPEVGGPHAPYRQSQRMDIYKDVADKLLGHGYAYRCYCTTEELDERREAARAAGRPSGYDGHCRDLTLEQKSAYEAEGRASIVRFRMPDEPITFTDLVRGELTFTPENVPDYGILRANGAPLYTLVNPVDDALMEITHVLRGEDLLSSTPRQVALYKALIELGVAKEIPSFGHLPYVMGEGNKKLSKRDPQASLNLYRERGFLPEGLLNYLSLLGWSFSADQDIFTIPEMVAKFDIADVNANPARFDLKKAESINADHIRMLDVKAFAEACEPWLRAPFANWAPEDFDRTAWEAIAPHAQTRVTVLSDITANVDFLFLAEPVFDQPSWDKAMKGEPAALLATAREKLEGADWSDPESLKNAVLAVGEAHGLKLGKAQAPVRVAVTGRTVGLPLFESLEILGKEKTLTRIDAALAKLAA, encoded by the coding sequence GTGGCTAACGCGAAAATCCGCGTCCGTTTCTGTCCCTCGCCGACCGGCAACCCCCACGTGGGTCTGGTCCGCACCGCCCTCTTCAACTGGGCCTTCGCCCGGCACAACCAGGGCACCATGGTCTTCCGCATCGAGGACACCGACGCCGCTCGCGACTCCGAGGAGTCGTACGACCAGCTGCTCGACTCCCTCAAGTGGCTCGGCCTCGACTGGGACGAGGGCCCGGAGGTCGGCGGCCCGCACGCGCCGTACCGCCAGTCGCAGCGGATGGACATCTACAAGGACGTCGCCGACAAGCTGCTCGGCCACGGCTACGCGTACCGCTGCTACTGCACCACCGAGGAGCTCGACGAGCGCCGTGAGGCCGCCCGCGCCGCCGGCCGCCCCTCCGGCTACGACGGCCACTGCCGCGACCTCACCCTGGAGCAGAAGTCGGCCTACGAGGCCGAGGGCCGCGCGTCGATCGTCCGCTTCCGGATGCCCGACGAGCCGATCACCTTCACCGACCTGGTCCGCGGCGAGCTCACCTTCACCCCGGAGAACGTGCCGGACTACGGCATCCTCCGGGCAAACGGCGCCCCGCTGTACACCCTGGTCAACCCCGTCGACGACGCCCTGATGGAGATCACCCACGTCCTGCGCGGCGAGGACCTGCTCTCCTCCACCCCCCGCCAGGTCGCGCTCTACAAGGCGCTCATCGAGCTGGGCGTCGCCAAGGAGATCCCCTCCTTCGGGCACCTGCCGTACGTCATGGGCGAGGGCAACAAGAAGCTCTCCAAGCGCGACCCGCAGGCCTCCCTCAACCTCTACCGGGAGCGCGGCTTCCTCCCCGAGGGCCTGCTGAACTACCTCTCGCTCCTCGGCTGGTCCTTCTCGGCCGACCAGGACATCTTCACCATCCCCGAGATGGTGGCGAAGTTCGACATCGCCGACGTCAACGCCAACCCGGCGCGCTTCGACCTCAAGAAGGCCGAGTCGATCAACGCCGACCACATCCGCATGCTGGACGTGAAGGCGTTCGCCGAGGCCTGTGAGCCCTGGCTGCGGGCCCCCTTCGCCAACTGGGCGCCCGAGGACTTCGACCGGACCGCCTGGGAGGCCATCGCGCCGCACGCCCAGACCCGCGTCACCGTCCTCTCGGACATCACGGCCAACGTGGACTTCCTCTTCCTGGCGGAGCCGGTCTTCGACCAGCCCTCGTGGGACAAGGCGATGAAGGGCGAGCCCGCGGCCCTCCTCGCCACCGCCCGGGAGAAGCTCGAAGGCGCCGACTGGAGCGACCCCGAGTCCCTCAAGAACGCCGTGCTGGCCGTCGGCGAGGCCCACGGCCTCAAGCTCGGCAAGGCCCAGGCCCCGGTCCGCGTCGCCGTCACCGGCCGCACGGTCGGCCTGCCGCTCTTCGAGTCCCTGGAGATCCTGGGCAAGGAGAAGACCCTGACCCGCATCGACGCGGCTCTGGCGAAGCTCGCCGCCTGA